The proteins below come from a single Prolixibacter sp. NT017 genomic window:
- a CDS encoding PhoH family protein, translating into MTQAKVFVLDTNVILHDHKCIYNFEDNDVVIPITVLEELDKFKRGSDQINFQARQFVRILDEIVGDDLFNGGLSLGPKKGKLIIETGKPFSKQMRESFRDDIPDHRILAIAEAIRDKYPERKTIFVTKDVNLRMKAKSLHIESEDYKNDKISDVNVLYEGIREMSEYDDELIAKLYDNKSLTLEEAGIGDSPFANEYLILKGNRSSALAHFDPFTRTIKRVDKHSAYGIKPRNAEQTFSLDALLNPEIKLIALTGKAGTGKTLLALAAAIAQHKVYDTTLLARPIVALSNRDLGFLPGDAEEKVSPYMQPLFDNLAVIKKSFNPRSTEVQLIEELQKDERLVISALAFIRGRSLSNCFFIIDEAQNLTPHEVKTIITRAGEGTKMVFTGDIMQIDSPYLDMQSNGLAFLTDKMKGQDLFAHINLVKGERSYLAELASDLL; encoded by the coding sequence ATGACTCAAGCAAAAGTATTCGTCCTCGACACTAACGTCATCTTGCATGATCACAAGTGTATTTACAATTTCGAAGACAACGATGTAGTCATCCCGATCACGGTATTGGAAGAGCTGGACAAGTTCAAGCGAGGCAGTGATCAGATTAACTTCCAGGCCCGTCAGTTTGTGCGCATCCTGGACGAAATTGTCGGCGACGATTTATTCAATGGAGGATTATCTCTCGGCCCCAAGAAAGGCAAACTGATTATCGAAACCGGAAAGCCTTTTTCCAAACAGATGAGAGAATCCTTCCGCGATGACATTCCCGACCACCGTATTCTGGCGATAGCCGAAGCCATCCGGGATAAATACCCCGAAAGGAAAACCATCTTTGTGACCAAGGATGTCAATCTGCGGATGAAAGCCAAATCGCTGCACATTGAGTCGGAAGATTACAAAAACGATAAGATTTCCGATGTCAACGTACTTTACGAAGGCATCCGCGAAATGAGTGAATATGACGACGAACTGATCGCCAAATTATACGACAACAAATCGCTTACACTGGAAGAAGCCGGGATAGGAGACTCACCTTTCGCCAACGAATACCTGATTTTGAAAGGCAACCGTTCCAGTGCCCTGGCTCATTTCGATCCATTTACCAGAACCATCAAACGAGTCGACAAACACTCCGCTTACGGCATTAAACCGCGCAATGCAGAGCAAACCTTTTCACTGGACGCCCTGTTAAATCCGGAAATCAAACTGATTGCCCTTACGGGGAAAGCGGGAACCGGAAAAACCCTGCTGGCCCTGGCCGCTGCCATCGCACAGCACAAAGTGTATGACACAACACTGCTGGCACGTCCCATTGTAGCGCTAAGTAACCGCGATTTGGGTTTCCTTCCGGGAGACGCCGAAGAAAAGGTCTCGCCTTACATGCAACCACTTTTCGATAATCTGGCGGTGATTAAGAAAAGCTTTAACCCACGCAGCACAGAGGTTCAGCTCATTGAAGAGCTGCAGAAGGATGAACGTTTGGTGATTTCGGCACTTGCCTTCATCAGGGGACGGAGTCTCTCCAACTGCTTCTTCATCATCGATGAAGCGCAGAACCTTACGCCGCATGAAGTGAAGACGATCATCACCCGTGCCGGCGAAGGAACCAAGATGGTGTTCACCGGCGACATCATGCAAATCGACTCGCCTTACCTCGACATGCAGTCGAACGGGCTGGCTTTCCTCACCGACAAGATGAAAGGCCAGGACCTGTTTGCACACATCAACCTGGTGAAAGGCGAACGCAGCTACCTTGCCGAGTTGGCCAGCGATTTACTTTGA
- a CDS encoding folylpolyglutamate synthase/dihydrofolate synthase family protein — MDRFEATLRYLYEQLPFYQRKGPAAYKNNLDNTLALDELYGHPHRLFRSVHVAGTNGKGSVSHMLASVLQEAGYRVGLYTSPHLKDFRERIRVNGVKIPKEEVVRFVDDFMARNQLNKMEPSFFELTVAMAFDYFARERIDIAVVEVGLGGRLDSTNIITPEVSVITNISLDHVALLGNSLTEIAGEKAGIMKSGIPTVVGETMNETAPVFTERAEKLDVPLQFADQLYQTGYSMASPEGKQLFNVRYNNTIRYEQLPLDLLGQYQGRNLCTALAAVDVLKERGWSISDEALYRGMEQLVKNTGLLGRWQILGANPRIVCDTGHNEAGIREVVHQIHQTPYKKLHFVLGMVNDKDVISVLRLLPKDADYYFTKASIPRAMSENMLELKAADAGLKGQKYPTVIEALMAAKENAGPDDMIFVGGSTFVVAEVI; from the coding sequence ATGGACAGATTTGAAGCGACACTGAGATATTTATACGAGCAATTGCCTTTTTATCAAAGGAAAGGCCCAGCTGCGTATAAAAATAACCTGGATAATACGCTGGCGCTGGACGAACTTTACGGTCATCCGCACCGATTATTTCGAAGTGTTCATGTGGCAGGAACGAACGGAAAGGGTTCGGTTTCTCATATGCTGGCAAGTGTGCTCCAGGAAGCCGGTTACCGGGTCGGTTTATACACTTCGCCGCATCTGAAGGATTTCAGGGAACGCATTCGCGTGAATGGTGTGAAAATTCCGAAAGAGGAGGTGGTGCGCTTTGTCGACGATTTCATGGCCCGAAACCAGTTGAACAAGATGGAGCCGTCGTTTTTTGAGTTGACGGTGGCTATGGCGTTTGACTATTTTGCCCGCGAACGGATCGATATTGCAGTGGTGGAAGTTGGTTTGGGCGGTCGTCTCGATTCAACAAACATCATCACCCCGGAAGTGTCCGTTATCACGAATATCAGTCTTGACCATGTGGCATTGCTTGGAAATTCATTAACCGAAATTGCCGGTGAGAAGGCCGGTATTATGAAGAGTGGGATTCCGACAGTGGTGGGCGAGACTATGAATGAAACGGCTCCGGTTTTCACCGAAAGGGCCGAAAAGTTAGATGTTCCGCTTCAATTCGCCGATCAACTTTACCAGACAGGTTATTCGATGGCTTCGCCCGAAGGGAAGCAACTGTTCAATGTGCGCTACAATAACACTATTCGTTACGAGCAGCTTCCGCTCGATTTACTGGGGCAGTACCAGGGGCGCAACCTCTGTACTGCACTGGCAGCTGTCGACGTATTGAAAGAACGGGGCTGGAGCATTTCCGATGAAGCGCTGTACCGGGGAATGGAACAGTTGGTTAAAAACACTGGCTTGTTAGGCCGCTGGCAGATTTTGGGTGCTAATCCGCGCATTGTTTGCGATACGGGACATAACGAGGCCGGAATTCGTGAAGTGGTACACCAGATTCATCAAACGCCTTACAAAAAGCTTCATTTTGTGCTGGGAATGGTGAATGATAAGGATGTGATAAGTGTTTTGCGGCTCTTGCCGAAGGACGCCGATTACTATTTTACGAAAGCCTCTATTCCAAGAGCGATGTCGGAAAATATGCTGGAACTGAAAGCGGCTGATGCAGGACTGAAAGGACAAAAATATCCGACTGTTATTGAGGCGTTAATGGCAGCCAAAGAAAATGCCGGACCAGATGATATGATTTTCGTTGGCGGAAGTACTTTCGTGGTAGCCGAAGTGATCTGA
- a CDS encoding DUF1080 domain-containing protein, giving the protein MTKIFLIFVLIAGCFTQAEAQSNAGWRSLFNGKNLKGWETYVGPLEKGGTPLGIKKDPMKIFSVVKEDGQPAIRISGEVNASLATRNSYENYHLHLEFKWGKLVFSQRNSGLLYHSYGPFGTALDVWMNSHELQMKHGDLGDLYCMGDTYNKIPAVKNGDQYIYQAGEARVAFGNDEVAKICSKSADYEKPLGEWNTIDLYCFGSTSVHVINGKVNMVSYDSRKWVNKELLPLVQGKIQLQSEGGELFIRNIRLKHIKELPSDF; this is encoded by the coding sequence ATGACAAAAATATTTCTGATTTTCGTTCTAATCGCCGGGTGTTTCACGCAGGCTGAAGCACAATCGAATGCCGGCTGGCGCTCACTGTTCAATGGCAAAAACCTGAAAGGTTGGGAAACCTACGTAGGTCCCCTGGAAAAAGGAGGAACTCCGTTAGGTATTAAAAAAGACCCGATGAAGATTTTCTCGGTCGTAAAAGAAGACGGGCAACCGGCCATCAGGATATCGGGGGAGGTTAACGCCTCACTGGCCACCCGAAATTCATATGAAAATTATCACCTTCATCTCGAGTTTAAATGGGGAAAGCTTGTTTTCTCTCAACGTAACTCCGGATTGCTTTATCACAGTTACGGTCCGTTTGGCACAGCCCTCGATGTATGGATGAACTCACATGAATTGCAAATGAAACATGGCGATTTGGGCGATCTGTATTGCATGGGCGACACCTACAATAAAATTCCTGCAGTAAAAAATGGAGACCAATACATCTACCAGGCGGGAGAAGCCCGGGTCGCTTTTGGCAATGACGAAGTGGCCAAAATTTGTTCGAAAAGTGCTGACTACGAAAAACCGCTGGGCGAATGGAACACCATCGATCTGTATTGCTTCGGCAGCACTTCGGTTCATGTTATCAACGGCAAAGTGAACATGGTGAGTTACGACTCGCGTAAATGGGTGAACAAGGAATTACTTCCCCTGGTACAAGGCAAAATCCAGTTACAATCGGAAGGTGGCGAGTTGTTCATCCGCAACATCAGGTTAAAACACATCAAGGAATTACCTTCGGATTTTTAG
- a CDS encoding DNA-binding protein, producing the protein MTKKITFNELRKIKDSLPDGAIHHIAEELGIEVETVRNYFGGANYEKGKAVGIHLEQGPNGGVVLLDDTTILEKAEEILHQHEV; encoded by the coding sequence ATGACAAAGAAAATAACCTTCAACGAGCTGAGAAAAATTAAAGACAGTTTGCCTGACGGTGCCATCCACCACATTGCCGAAGAATTAGGCATTGAGGTTGAGACCGTCAGGAACTATTTCGGCGGAGCAAATTACGAAAAAGGAAAAGCAGTTGGAATTCACCTTGAACAAGGCCCCAATGGCGGTGTCGTACTTTTAGATGATACAACCATTCTCGAAAAAGCGGAAGAAATTCTTCATCAGCACGAAGTATAG
- a CDS encoding glycoside hydrolase family 3 N-terminal domain-containing protein, which translates to MKCQRNLLGLITLIIILIHPVMNQAANPVRPPFYAYENDAWVDSVFNSLSFEEKIGQLITVAAYSNKDEAHTQEILQQIAENKIGGLVFFQGGPIRQAELTNKYQQASKVPLLIGIDAENGLGMRLDSCISYPVAMAVGAVQDDSLVYQMGKDIGQQCKQMGMQVNFAPVADVNNNPENPIIGYRSYGQNVENVTRKAMMYALGMQEENILPTAKHFPGHGDTEKDSHKTLPVIPFGKERLDTLEIMPFHRLIYAGVGGIMVGHLDVPALDSTGTPASLSNPITGKLLHDELEFQGLTVTDAMNMKGASVKGPPGTADVMALAAGNDVLEFVTDPKAAIKAIKKAVRKGILTKEEIDQKCRKVLMVKRWTGLNNWHPVQTDSLYEDLTNPLYRLTSRELTKESLTLLQNKGNLLPLQNLDTLHIATVSIGRDYGTAFQKAVGQYLQVDNFHIDKNAPLKSLQKLLPQLKNYNLVIAAVNNFWMTPENNFHLTQVQLDVTNIISKMDNSVVVLFGNAYAANAFRDLNDARSVIMAYQETDDAESLAAQLIFGGIPAKGKLPVTLNKFFPVGTGIQTKALGRFSYTIPEAVGIDSHYLDQRIDSLVNIGLTQKAYPGCQILLAKNGKVFFHKCYGYRTYKNQVPVKPTDIYDFASLTKITGPLPALMKLADEGKFNVDDKFSKYWPEWNNTNKANIGIRDILAHQGQLEAWIPYWRSIVKPNGRFKHGYIRHRPTRKYSLRISDNMYLNHSFIDTIYSDIDKSPLLPKKAYVYSGLTFYLYPKIISNLTGENYQKYIHENFYGPLGASTVTYNPYLKYPINRMIPTEDDTFFRHRQIQGFVHDEGAAMMGGVSGNAGLFGDINDAAKIIQLYLNYGEYGGKRYISEATMKEWTRCQFPDNDNRRGLGFDKPLIDNSEKTIDEAYPAPSSSAASFGHSGFTGTFAWADPENGLLFMFFSNRVYPTRNDRKLYELNLRPRLHQAVYDALKRGLKNEYNEEKHVLKHSQEEEGGYPPVQNPPF; encoded by the coding sequence ATGAAGTGCCAAAGAAACCTGCTTGGATTAATCACCCTCATTATTATCCTCATCCATCCTGTTATGAATCAAGCCGCCAATCCAGTCCGACCGCCATTCTACGCATACGAAAACGATGCGTGGGTCGACTCGGTCTTCAACTCTCTCAGCTTCGAAGAGAAGATTGGTCAGCTGATAACTGTTGCGGCCTATTCGAACAAAGATGAGGCACACACCCAGGAGATTTTGCAACAAATTGCCGAGAATAAAATTGGAGGGCTGGTCTTTTTCCAGGGAGGGCCCATTCGACAGGCAGAACTAACAAATAAATACCAACAGGCATCAAAGGTTCCCTTATTAATCGGCATCGACGCTGAAAACGGGCTGGGAATGCGGCTCGACAGTTGCATTAGCTACCCGGTAGCGATGGCCGTTGGAGCCGTTCAGGATGATTCATTGGTTTATCAAATGGGAAAAGACATTGGTCAGCAATGTAAACAAATGGGCATGCAGGTGAACTTTGCCCCCGTAGCCGACGTGAACAACAATCCGGAAAATCCCATCATTGGTTACCGTTCGTACGGACAGAACGTGGAGAACGTCACCCGCAAAGCGATGATGTATGCGCTGGGCATGCAAGAGGAAAACATTCTTCCGACCGCCAAACATTTTCCAGGTCATGGAGATACCGAAAAAGATTCACACAAAACACTTCCGGTTATTCCTTTCGGCAAAGAACGTCTTGACACATTGGAAATAATGCCTTTTCACCGGCTGATTTATGCAGGTGTTGGCGGCATCATGGTAGGACACCTTGATGTGCCGGCATTGGATTCAACAGGAACTCCGGCGTCACTTTCGAATCCTATCACCGGCAAGCTGCTTCACGACGAACTGGAATTTCAGGGCCTCACCGTGACCGATGCGATGAACATGAAAGGCGCCAGCGTAAAAGGTCCTCCCGGAACTGCGGATGTGATGGCTTTGGCTGCGGGCAATGATGTGCTGGAATTTGTCACCGATCCGAAAGCTGCCATAAAAGCCATTAAAAAGGCAGTGAGAAAAGGGATACTCACCAAAGAAGAAATTGACCAAAAGTGCCGGAAGGTATTGATGGTGAAACGCTGGACCGGACTGAACAACTGGCACCCCGTACAAACGGACAGTTTATATGAGGATTTAACAAATCCGCTTTACCGACTGACGTCACGTGAACTGACCAAAGAAAGCCTCACGCTATTACAAAACAAAGGCAATCTCCTTCCGCTTCAGAACCTCGACACATTGCATATTGCAACTGTGAGCATCGGCCGCGATTACGGCACGGCTTTTCAAAAAGCGGTGGGGCAATACCTTCAGGTCGACAATTTTCACATCGACAAAAATGCCCCGCTGAAATCACTTCAAAAACTCTTGCCTCAGCTAAAAAACTACAACCTGGTGATTGCGGCAGTCAATAATTTCTGGATGACTCCGGAAAACAACTTCCATCTCACCCAGGTTCAGCTCGATGTGACGAACATCATCAGCAAAATGGACAATTCTGTCGTGGTATTGTTTGGGAATGCATACGCTGCCAACGCATTCCGAGACCTCAACGACGCCCGTTCCGTCATCATGGCTTACCAGGAAACAGATGATGCAGAGAGTCTGGCCGCTCAACTGATTTTCGGAGGAATTCCTGCCAAAGGAAAACTGCCGGTTACGCTGAACAAGTTTTTCCCGGTAGGAACCGGGATTCAGACCAAAGCACTTGGGCGTTTCTCTTATACTATTCCCGAAGCAGTTGGCATCGATTCGCATTACCTCGACCAGCGAATTGATTCGCTGGTGAACATCGGGCTTACGCAGAAAGCATATCCCGGCTGTCAGATTTTACTGGCGAAAAACGGAAAAGTTTTCTTCCATAAATGCTACGGTTACAGAACATACAAAAATCAGGTTCCGGTAAAACCGACCGACATATACGATTTTGCTTCTTTGACCAAAATAACAGGCCCTTTACCGGCACTGATGAAACTGGCTGACGAAGGAAAATTCAATGTCGACGATAAATTCTCGAAATACTGGCCTGAGTGGAATAATACCAACAAAGCCAATATCGGAATACGAGATATTCTGGCTCACCAAGGACAACTGGAAGCGTGGATTCCTTACTGGAGAAGTATTGTTAAGCCCAATGGCCGCTTCAAACACGGCTACATCCGGCATCGTCCCACGCGGAAATACTCGCTTCGCATAAGCGACAACATGTACCTGAATCACAGCTTTATCGACACCATTTATTCCGATATCGATAAATCGCCACTATTACCTAAGAAGGCGTATGTATACTCCGGCTTGACCTTTTATCTCTACCCGAAAATCATCTCGAATCTGACCGGAGAAAATTACCAGAAGTACATACATGAAAACTTCTACGGACCGCTGGGTGCCTCAACGGTTACGTACAATCCATACCTGAAATACCCCATCAACCGGATGATACCAACCGAAGACGACACGTTCTTCCGGCACCGTCAGATTCAAGGATTTGTACACGACGAAGGTGCAGCCATGATGGGCGGCGTATCGGGTAATGCAGGGCTTTTTGGCGACATCAACGATGCGGCCAAAATCATTCAGTTGTACCTGAACTATGGCGAATACGGCGGGAAGCGTTATATCAGCGAAGCAACGATGAAGGAATGGACCCGTTGCCAGTTTCCCGACAACGACAACCGGCGAGGCCTTGGATTTGACAAACCGCTGATTGACAACAGCGAAAAAACGATTGACGAAGCTTACCCGGCGCCGTCATCTAGTGCGGCAAGTTTTGGACATAGCGGCTTTACCGGAACATTTGCATGGGCCGACCCGGAAAATGGTCTTCTATTCATGTTCTTTTCCAACCGGGTTTACCCGACACGTAACGACCGGAAGCTCTACGAGCTGAACTTACGCCCACGTCTTCATCAGGCTGTCTATGATGCGCTTAAGCGAGGATTAAAAAACGAATACAACGAAGAGAAACATGTTTTAAAACATTCGCAGGAAGAAGAGGGTGGCTATCCACCTGTGCAAAACCCACCATTCTGA
- a CDS encoding exo-beta-N-acetylmuramidase NamZ domain-containing protein has product MKNHIVLFFVVFLLFSCGNAKEKPILPGAEQPGKYLPLLKGKNVALVVNQTSIVDGQHLVDFLLEKHIPVKEVFAPEHGFRGKADAGEELENTIDKQTGLPVISIYGKTKKPSQEQLKGIDWVVFDIQDVGCRFYTFISTMHYVMEACAENGVKMMILDRPNPNGDYVAGPILKPEFRSFVGMDPIPVVHGCTIGELARMINGEGWLTNHEKVDLTVIPVKNYNHQDRYSLPVKPSPNLPNDLSIRLYPSLCFFESTSVSVGRGTHFPFQVLGYPDPKFGSFSFTPESIVGMAKSPLHMDEKCYGEDFRGTKNVPRFTLKYFLDWYHRFPNEKDFLTRERWFNLLMGTDTVIKQIREGKTEQEIRASWQPELNNYRQIRKKYLLYPDNDQN; this is encoded by the coding sequence GTGAAAAATCATATCGTGCTCTTCTTTGTCGTTTTTCTTTTATTCTCTTGCGGAAATGCGAAAGAAAAACCTATCCTGCCGGGTGCTGAACAACCTGGAAAATATCTGCCTCTGCTGAAAGGTAAGAATGTGGCGCTGGTCGTAAATCAGACTTCCATCGTTGATGGTCAGCATTTGGTCGATTTCCTGCTTGAAAAACATATTCCGGTGAAAGAGGTTTTTGCTCCGGAGCATGGCTTTAGGGGAAAGGCCGATGCTGGAGAGGAATTGGAGAATACGATTGATAAACAAACCGGTTTGCCGGTCATATCAATATACGGAAAAACGAAAAAGCCGAGCCAGGAGCAGCTAAAAGGAATCGATTGGGTGGTCTTCGATATACAGGATGTAGGTTGCCGTTTTTACACCTTTATTAGCACGATGCATTATGTAATGGAGGCTTGCGCCGAAAACGGGGTGAAGATGATGATTCTCGATCGTCCGAATCCTAACGGTGATTATGTCGCAGGACCCATTTTGAAACCGGAGTTTCGCTCGTTTGTAGGAATGGATCCAATTCCGGTCGTTCATGGATGTACAATTGGTGAATTGGCGCGGATGATTAATGGTGAAGGTTGGCTGACGAACCACGAAAAAGTGGATTTGACGGTGATTCCCGTGAAAAACTATAATCATCAAGACCGGTATTCTTTACCTGTAAAACCATCGCCCAACCTGCCAAACGACTTGTCTATCCGTTTGTACCCGTCGCTTTGTTTCTTCGAGTCTACCAGCGTGAGTGTCGGGCGTGGAACGCATTTTCCCTTTCAGGTACTGGGTTATCCCGACCCGAAATTTGGCTCCTTTTCTTTTACGCCCGAAAGCATTGTTGGAATGGCCAAATCGCCGCTGCATATGGATGAGAAATGTTATGGCGAGGATTTTAGAGGGACGAAAAACGTTCCTCGCTTTACGCTGAAATATTTCCTGGATTGGTATCACCGTTTTCCCAACGAAAAAGATTTCCTGACCCGTGAGCGTTGGTTTAATTTGCTGATGGGAACCGACACGGTGATCAAGCAAATTCGCGAAGGAAAGACCGAGCAGGAGATTCGTGCCTCATGGCAGCCTGAGCTAAATAACTATCGACAGATTCGCAAAAAATATCTTCTTTATCCCGATAACGACCAAAACTAA
- a CDS encoding sodium:solute symporter gives MNPFIVLAVIGGYFLLLILISRLTAKGANSDTFFTANRKSPWYVVAFGMIGATLSGVTFISVPGEVGNSAFSYFQFVLGNLVGYWIVAGVLLPMYYRMNLVSIYGYLEERFGPSAYKTGSFFFLLSRTIGAAFRLYLVAGVLQLAFFDAFGVPFWITVMISILLIWVYTYRGGIKTIVWTDTLQTTFLISAVVLTIHYILNHFGWSIGEAFQHITDHPDSKIFHWGWRSGNNFFKQFFAGMFVTVVMVGLDQDMMQKNLTCRNVGEARKNMIWFSASFVIAVALFLGLGVLLYIFAAKTGTPVPARTDDLYPLLALTKMNLSIGIAFLLGITAAAYSSADSALASLTTAFCVDFLKFQKRTDAKKEKERKLVHMGFSVILFFVIVIFRVINDESVVVALFKVAGYTYGPLLGLFAFGMLTKYKVNDRAVPYLAVVAPLISWAIDTWSEQLLFGYRFGFEILILNGGLMFLGLLLFRKKYFES, from the coding sequence ATGAATCCATTTATTGTGCTGGCCGTCATCGGCGGTTATTTTCTCCTACTGATACTTATTTCGCGGCTTACGGCGAAAGGGGCGAACTCTGATACTTTTTTTACGGCTAACCGGAAATCTCCCTGGTATGTGGTGGCATTCGGGATGATTGGAGCCACGCTTTCGGGGGTTACTTTTATTTCCGTACCCGGAGAAGTCGGGAATTCGGCCTTTTCCTATTTCCAATTTGTTCTTGGGAATTTGGTGGGATACTGGATTGTTGCCGGAGTGCTTTTGCCCATGTATTATCGTATGAACCTGGTTTCGATCTACGGTTACCTTGAAGAGCGGTTCGGACCGTCAGCCTATAAAACCGGTTCCTTCTTTTTCCTTCTTTCCCGGACTATCGGAGCGGCATTTCGTCTTTACCTGGTGGCGGGCGTTTTGCAGCTTGCCTTTTTCGATGCGTTCGGAGTCCCCTTCTGGATTACGGTGATGATAAGTATTTTGCTGATTTGGGTGTACACCTATCGCGGAGGCATTAAAACGATTGTTTGGACGGATACGCTGCAGACTACTTTCCTGATTTCAGCGGTAGTTCTGACAATCCACTATATTCTGAACCACTTTGGCTGGTCGATTGGAGAAGCTTTTCAACATATTACCGATCATCCCGATTCCAAAATCTTTCATTGGGGATGGCGATCAGGCAACAATTTCTTTAAACAGTTTTTTGCCGGCATGTTTGTCACGGTAGTGATGGTTGGTCTTGATCAGGATATGATGCAGAAAAATCTGACCTGCCGGAATGTCGGGGAAGCCCGGAAAAATATGATTTGGTTTAGTGCCAGCTTTGTCATCGCTGTTGCGCTGTTTCTGGGATTGGGTGTGTTACTCTACATTTTTGCTGCGAAGACAGGAACGCCTGTTCCTGCGAGAACTGATGATTTGTATCCGTTGCTGGCTTTGACAAAAATGAATTTGTCCATCGGCATTGCTTTTCTGTTGGGGATTACGGCGGCGGCTTATTCAAGTGCCGACTCAGCCCTGGCATCATTAACCACGGCATTCTGTGTCGACTTCCTGAAATTCCAAAAACGAACGGATGCGAAGAAAGAGAAGGAGCGGAAATTGGTGCATATGGGGTTTTCGGTGATTCTGTTTTTTGTTATCGTCATTTTCCGGGTTATCAACGATGAAAGTGTGGTTGTGGCGCTCTTCAAGGTGGCTGGATATACTTACGGTCCGCTGCTTGGATTGTTTGCTTTCGGTATGCTTACAAAGTACAAGGTAAACGACCGCGCCGTTCCCTACTTAGCCGTAGTAGCTCCGCTTATTAGTTGGGCGATTGATACATGGTCGGAACAACTTCTTTTTGGTTACCGGTTCGGATTTGAGATTTTGATACTAAACGGTGGACTAATGTTTTTGGGGCTTCTCCTTTTTCGTAAAAAATATTTCGAAAGTTAA
- a CDS encoding endonuclease/exonuclease/phosphatase family protein has translation MSLPLLAILFMVNLLSPESQSKSKNDFTIVFYNVENLFDVKNNPETKDDDFTPAGQNHWSYHRLDAKIQHIYKALIAAGKGEFPDVIGLAEIENRWVVRRLIDSTPLSRVPYGIIHKDSPDPRGIDVALLYRKDRVKPVDFDFLRVVKEGKRQFESRDILYFSGSLNGDTAHFFVNHWPSRYGGYMATKKKRNFAARILRQRIDSILADEPAAHILMMGDFNATMNEGCLRDVLHAAQYSTVGGYDSLINLTGIWRDEATGTLWNRGEWAVFDQFICTPSLLNGARLKLDISRTYICREAFLLEADEKYLGSKPNRTYLGPAYHGGFSDHLPIVTVLGSE, from the coding sequence ATGTCATTGCCGCTACTGGCTATTTTATTCATGGTTAATCTTCTCTCTCCGGAATCTCAATCCAAATCGAAAAATGATTTCACCATTGTTTTCTACAATGTGGAGAACCTGTTTGATGTAAAGAATAATCCGGAAACGAAGGATGATGATTTCACTCCTGCCGGACAGAACCACTGGAGTTATCACCGTTTGGACGCCAAAATACAACACATCTACAAAGCTTTGATTGCTGCCGGGAAAGGAGAATTCCCGGATGTGATCGGATTGGCTGAAATTGAAAATAGGTGGGTGGTTCGGCGACTAATCGATAGTACACCTCTAAGTCGCGTTCCCTACGGTATTATTCACAAGGACTCGCCTGATCCCCGCGGCATTGACGTGGCGCTGCTCTATAGGAAAGACCGGGTAAAACCGGTCGATTTTGATTTTTTACGTGTGGTGAAAGAAGGAAAGCGGCAGTTCGAGTCGCGTGATATTCTTTACTTTTCAGGAAGCTTAAATGGCGACACGGCTCATTTCTTCGTTAATCACTGGCCCAGCAGGTACGGAGGCTACATGGCTACAAAGAAGAAGCGTAACTTCGCAGCCCGCATTTTGCGACAACGTATTGATTCAATTCTGGCGGATGAACCGGCTGCACATATTTTAATGATGGGCGACTTCAACGCGACCATGAATGAAGGTTGTTTACGGGATGTTTTGCACGCGGCTCAGTATAGCACTGTCGGGGGATATGATTCGTTGATAAATCTTACTGGTATATGGAGAGATGAAGCGACCGGAACGTTATGGAATAGGGGAGAATGGGCAGTCTTCGACCAGTTTATTTGTACGCCTTCGTTACTCAACGGAGCCCGGCTCAAACTCGATATTTCACGCACCTACATTTGCCGCGAAGCTTTTTTGCTGGAGGCAGATGAAAAATACCTGGGTAGTAAACCAAACCGAACTTACCTCGGTCCTGCTTATCACGGAGGTTTTAGCGATCATCTTCCGATTGTTACAGTGCTCGGCTCTGAATAG